The following coding sequences lie in one Ostrea edulis chromosome 8, xbOstEdul1.1, whole genome shotgun sequence genomic window:
- the LOC125661684 gene encoding multiple epidermal growth factor-like domains protein 10, which produces MLRMSLILLVLQRCTAYENIALQKPAWQQHQYIPGDDRFDASNAVDGLKTDFGPGGGQCSQSDNHKQTATWRVDLEGIRSFRRITIYYRTDNAAWGPQNQYSGRFVGFSLYVSNTSDISHGHLCVPDTNYTRDTIPAVLNVTCPVHGQYVIYYNERLQGKIYPPGYSGEAFNELCEVEVYGCPVPGYYGPDCSIPCPNTCRYCHIETGVCQGCKPGYQGHQCELSCSHQYYGELCKETCGNCSDGVACNNVNGTCTNGCDVGVYGDKCKMPCPSSRHGKNCSRTCTNCDTCDRFTGHCTPPCYSGWKGTHCTEKCDGLKYGTGCNKDCGACLDYTQCHHINGTCFDGCDSGYEGELCKTYCSRGIFGKNCDQICSENCHEDPTICNGTTGECKGGCRPGWEGLQCNMECSMKTFGENCSQPCGNCKDLEKCHHVNGTCIEGCDRGFRGLLCNEVCDFGYFGANCEEECSVFCQKSRDCHHVTGYCSTGCKTGWRGNNCFEVDNPLQQTNAEGNWETKFYGVLGAFCATLVLIGVYVVYNIMKRNRTKLDKSQKYRSSNTTKSTKETESRMDDVEKINSGYQELGGLSPSSTYDSIH; this is translated from the exons agaACATTGCCCTCCAAAAACCTGCATGGCAACAGCATCAATATATACCAGGTGATGACAGATTTGATGCAAGTAATGCTGTTGATGGACTCAAAACTGACTTTGGCCCCGGAGGAGGACAGTGTTCCCAATCGGATAATCATAAACAGACAGCCACTTGGAGAGTGGACCTAGAGGGCATTCGCAGTTTTCGTCGTATTACCATTTATTACAGGACAGACAATGCTGCATGGG GTCCGCAAAATCAATACTCTGGCAGATTTGTAGGGTTTTCCCTATATGTATCAAACACAAGCGACATATCACATGGTCATCTGTGTGTCCCTGACACAAACTACACCAGGGACACTATACCCGCCGTCCTAAACGTCACGTGTCCAGTTCACGGACAATACGTCATCTACTACAACGAAAGACTACAAGGAAAGATCTACCCTCCTGGTTATAGTGGCGAGGCATTTAACGAGCTCTGTGAAGTAGAGGTTTACG GTTGTCCTGTACCCGGTTACTATGGACCTGACTGTTCCATCCCTTGTCCTAATACCTGTCGATACTGTCACATAGAGACTGGAGTCTGCCAAGGATGTAAACCTGGATACCAGGGACATCAGTGTGAACTAT CTTGCAGTCATCAGTACTATGGAGAACTATGTAAGGAGACCTGTGGTAACTGTAGTGACGGGGTGGCGTGTAACAATGTGAACGGAACGTGTACAAACGGATGTGACGTCGGTGTCTACGGAGACAAATGCAAAATGC CGTGTCCTAGTAGTCGACATGGGAAGAACTGTTCTCGAACGTGTACTAATTGTGACACGTGCGACAGATTTACAGGACATTGCACACCCCCCTGCTATTCGGGCTGGAAGGGAACACATTGTACTGAAA AATGTGACGGACTAAAATACGGGACTGGCTGTAATAAAGACTGTGGAGCCTGCCTAGATTATACACAATGTCACCACATAAACGGAACATGCTTTGATGGATGTGATTCTGGATATGAAGGAGAACTCTGTAAAACTT ACTGTTCTCGTGGGATATTTGGAAAGAATTGCGATCAAATATGTTCTGAGAATTGTCACGAAGATCCCACAATATGTAACGGAACAACGGGAGAGTGCAAGGGTGGATGTCGCCCGGGCTGGGAAGGACTGCAATGTAACATGG AATGCTCCATGAAAACGTTTGGAGAAAACTGTAGCCAACCCTGTGGTAATTGCAAGGACCTTGAGAAATGTCATCACGTCAATGGAACCTGTATCGAAGGCTGTGACAGAGGGTTTAGGGGGCTATTATGCAATGAAG tCTGCGACTTTGGATATTTCGGTGCTAACTGTGAAGAGGAGTGTAGTGTATTCTGTCAGAAATCACGTGATTGCCATCATGTGACAGGCTATTGTAGTACAGGGTGTAAAACTGGATGGCGGGGAAATAATTGCTTCGAAG TCGATAACCCACTACAACAAACGAATGCTGAGGGAAATTGGGAAACCAAGTTTTATGGAGTCCTGGGAGCCTTCTGTGCTACACTTGTCCTAATTGGCGTGTATGTTGTTTACAATATCATGAAACG aAACAGAACAAAATTAGACAAAAGTCAGAAATATCGTTCGAGTAACACTACCAAATCTACTAAAGAAACAGAGTCACGGATGGACGACGTTGAGAAAATCAACAGTGGATATCAGGAGCTGGGAGGACTGAGTCCATCTTCAACCTATGACTCCATTCATTAG